In Frondihabitans sp. PAMC 28766, a genomic segment contains:
- a CDS encoding FKBP-type peptidyl-prolyl cis-trans isomerase, translating into MKLTKALAVAAAVGALVSLSLAGCSSSSNSAEGCTSMSSGSASNSIKATGAVGKAPKVTFDKGLSTKTSEKTTLVKGKGKLITKGEPVIFQVSLYDGKTGKKATATDYTGSGTYLVAGPSANLSALSKGLTCSHVGDRIAVAGSAKDSTNGKGISSYKIGATDSVVFVADILKAFPGRATGTTEKPVAGQPTVKLGKNGAPTITVPKGAKAPTKLESTTLIKGTGAKVKAGDTLMMEYTGALYSNGKVFDSSWTRGQPFVGSLTQGQLINGWVDGLAGKTAGSQVLLVVPPAEGYGATAQTGIPANSSLVFVVDILGKVG; encoded by the coding sequence ATGAAGTTGACCAAGGCCCTCGCGGTCGCCGCCGCCGTCGGCGCTCTCGTCTCGCTCTCGCTGGCGGGCTGCTCGTCGTCGTCGAACTCGGCCGAGGGCTGCACCAGCATGTCGTCCGGCTCGGCCTCGAACTCGATCAAGGCGACCGGCGCGGTCGGCAAGGCGCCGAAGGTGACCTTCGACAAGGGCCTGTCGACCAAGACGAGCGAGAAGACCACCCTCGTCAAGGGCAAGGGCAAGCTCATCACCAAGGGCGAGCCGGTGATCTTCCAGGTCAGCCTCTACGACGGCAAGACCGGCAAGAAGGCGACCGCCACCGACTACACCGGCTCGGGCACCTACCTCGTCGCCGGCCCCTCGGCGAACCTCTCGGCGCTCAGCAAGGGTCTGACCTGCTCTCACGTCGGCGACCGGATCGCGGTCGCGGGCAGCGCGAAGGACAGCACCAACGGCAAGGGCATCTCGAGCTACAAGATCGGTGCCACCGACAGCGTCGTCTTCGTCGCCGACATCCTGAAGGCCTTCCCGGGCCGCGCCACCGGCACGACCGAGAAGCCCGTCGCGGGCCAGCCGACCGTCAAGCTCGGCAAGAACGGCGCCCCCACGATCACCGTGCCGAAGGGCGCCAAGGCCCCCACCAAGCTCGAGTCGACGACTCTGATCAAGGGCACCGGAGCGAAGGTCAAGGCCGGCGACACTCTGATGATGGAGTACACCGGGGCGCTCTACTCGAACGGCAAGGTCTTCGACTCGTCGTGGACGCGTGGCCAGCCGTTCGTCGGCAGCCTGACGCAGGGCCAACTCATCAACGGCTGGGTCGACGGCCTCGCCGGCAAGACCGCCGGCAGCCAGGTGCTGCTCGTCGTGCCGCCGGCCGAGGGCTACGGCGCCACCGCGCAGACTGGCATCCCCGCGAACTCGAGCCTGGTGTTCGTCGTGGACATCCTCGGCAAGGTCGGCTGA
- a CDS encoding tRNA (adenine-N1)-methyltransferase, translated as MSGYRRQSGPFLYGDKVQLTGPKGRMHTITLQPGGEFHTHRGIIRHDDVVDQPDGSVLIASTGDEYLALRPLLADFVMSMPRGAAIVYPKDAAMIVTFADIFPGATVVEAGVGSGALSLSLLRGVGPEGRLASFERRQEFADVAIGNVTSFLGAEPSNWTVTVGDLVDELPNVIPAGEADRVVLDMLAPWECVDATAEALKPGGLVVCYIATVTQLSRTAEAFRDSALFTEPDSSETLVRSWHVEGLAVRPDHRMIAHTGFLMTARRLAPNAVLPQLKRRASKSDFTDEDVELWTPGAVGDRRASDKKLRKTARQAQDAAAKAVRGDARFADPDPAPPAEAIETIDTTTTEQD; from the coding sequence GTGAGCGGCTATCGGCGCCAGAGCGGCCCCTTCCTCTACGGCGACAAGGTGCAGCTGACCGGCCCGAAGGGCCGCATGCACACGATCACGCTGCAGCCCGGCGGAGAGTTCCACACGCACCGCGGCATCATCAGGCACGACGACGTCGTCGACCAGCCGGACGGCTCGGTGCTGATCGCGTCGACCGGCGACGAGTACCTCGCGCTGCGGCCGCTGCTGGCCGACTTCGTCATGTCGATGCCTCGCGGCGCCGCGATCGTCTACCCGAAGGACGCGGCGATGATCGTCACGTTCGCCGACATCTTCCCGGGTGCCACGGTCGTCGAGGCCGGCGTCGGCTCGGGTGCGCTCTCGCTGTCGCTGCTGCGCGGCGTCGGGCCCGAAGGGCGCCTGGCGTCGTTCGAGCGCCGGCAGGAGTTCGCCGACGTCGCCATCGGCAACGTCACGAGCTTCCTCGGCGCCGAGCCCTCCAACTGGACGGTCACGGTCGGCGACCTCGTCGACGAGCTGCCGAACGTGATCCCCGCGGGCGAAGCCGACCGTGTGGTGCTCGACATGCTCGCCCCGTGGGAGTGCGTCGACGCGACCGCCGAGGCCCTGAAGCCGGGCGGGCTCGTGGTCTGCTACATCGCCACCGTCACGCAGCTCTCGCGCACAGCCGAGGCCTTCCGCGACTCGGCCCTCTTCACCGAGCCCGACTCGTCCGAGACGCTCGTGCGCTCGTGGCACGTCGAGGGCCTCGCCGTGCGCCCGGACCACCGCATGATCGCCCATACCGGCTTCCTCATGACGGCTCGGCGCCTGGCCCCGAACGCCGTGCTGCCACAGTTGAAGCGCCGCGCCTCGAAGTCCGACTTCACTGACGAAGACGTCGAGCTCTGGACCCCGGGAGCCGTCGGCGACCGCCGCGCCAGCGACAAGAAGCTGCGGAAGACCGCGAGGCAGGCGCAGGATGCAGCGGCCAAGGCCGTGCGCGGAGACGCGCGCTTCGCAGACCCCGACCCGGCCCCACCAGCCGAGGCCATCGAGACAATCGACACGACCACCACCGAACAGGACTGA
- a CDS encoding HAD family phosphatase — protein MTESIPAPASPSEPSAALPLPAAVLWDMDGTLVDTEPYWQESQIRLVAEFGGEWSREDGDSLIGSGLWHSAEVLQNHGVKLSGQEIIDRMTDDVLKGIRAHLPWRPGARELLREVRDAGVKTALVTMSFRRMAEEIAASTGFEAFDVIVAGDQVEHAKPHPEPYLTGARLLGVDISDSIAIEDSPTGVASAVASGAVTIGVEHLTPLDSDSGYLRRDTLVGLSLDDLRGILRSGRELQALPEAAE, from the coding sequence GTGACCGAATCCATTCCGGCCCCCGCATCGCCTTCGGAGCCCTCTGCCGCCCTGCCGCTCCCGGCGGCGGTGCTCTGGGACATGGACGGCACTCTCGTCGACACCGAGCCCTACTGGCAGGAGTCGCAGATCCGTCTCGTGGCCGAGTTCGGCGGCGAGTGGAGCCGCGAAGACGGCGACTCGCTGATCGGTTCGGGTCTCTGGCATTCGGCCGAGGTGCTGCAGAACCACGGCGTCAAGCTCTCCGGCCAGGAGATCATCGACCGGATGACCGACGACGTGCTGAAGGGCATCCGCGCCCACCTGCCCTGGCGCCCGGGCGCGCGCGAGCTGCTGCGCGAGGTGCGCGACGCCGGCGTCAAAACGGCGCTCGTCACGATGTCGTTCCGCCGCATGGCCGAGGAGATCGCCGCGTCGACCGGCTTCGAGGCATTCGACGTCATCGTCGCCGGCGACCAGGTCGAGCACGCCAAGCCGCACCCCGAGCCCTATCTCACCGGTGCCCGCCTGCTCGGCGTCGACATCTCCGACTCGATCGCCATCGAGGACAGCCCGACGGGCGTCGCCTCGGCCGTGGCGTCGGGTGCGGTGACGATCGGGGTGGAGCACCTCACGCCGCTCGACTCCGACTCCGGCTACCTCCGCCGCGACACGCTGGTGGGTCTGTCTCTCGACGATCTCCGTGGCATCCTGCGATCCGGTCGTGAGCTCCAGGCGCTGCCGGAGGCCGCCGAGTGA
- a CDS encoding proteasome assembly chaperone family protein codes for MSPQSRFAEGRLLVVAFEGWNDAGEAASNVARSLVDSLEMTTLAELDGEAYIDFQFNRPQAAHDDEGNATLEWPRILLHGTPAVASPVADVDGSIVADDGPADGGLLVLLGAEPSRSWRSFASEIVDLVDVHDVTGAIFLGAMLADVPHTRPISMYVGSENADLRAEYDVERSSYEGPVGILSVLSQALESAGIPTLSIWASVPHYVHNAPSPKASLAILEKVEELTGIEIPRGDLVEEAAAWESGIDSLAADDEDMAGYIEQLEQARDTVDSPEASGEAIAQEFERYLRRRDGKSGDDPWRPPSA; via the coding sequence TTGTCGCCCCAGTCACGTTTTGCTGAAGGTCGGCTGCTCGTCGTCGCGTTCGAGGGCTGGAACGACGCGGGCGAGGCGGCCAGCAATGTAGCGCGCTCGCTCGTCGACTCGCTCGAGATGACCACGCTCGCCGAGCTCGACGGCGAGGCCTACATCGACTTCCAGTTCAACCGGCCCCAGGCAGCGCACGACGACGAGGGCAACGCGACCCTCGAATGGCCCCGCATCCTGCTGCACGGCACGCCGGCCGTCGCCTCACCAGTCGCCGACGTCGACGGCTCGATCGTCGCCGACGACGGCCCCGCCGACGGGGGCCTGCTCGTGCTGCTCGGTGCCGAGCCGTCGCGCAGCTGGCGCAGCTTCGCCAGCGAGATCGTCGACCTCGTCGATGTGCACGACGTCACGGGCGCGATCTTCCTCGGCGCCATGCTCGCCGACGTGCCGCACACCCGGCCGATCTCGATGTACGTCGGCAGCGAGAACGCCGACCTGCGCGCTGAATACGACGTCGAGCGCTCGTCCTACGAGGGCCCCGTCGGCATCCTGTCGGTGCTTTCGCAGGCCCTCGAGTCCGCAGGCATCCCCACCCTGTCGATCTGGGCGTCGGTGCCGCACTACGTGCACAACGCTCCGTCGCCCAAGGCGTCGCTCGCGATCCTCGAGAAGGTCGAAGAGCTCACCGGAATCGAGATCCCCCGCGGCGACCTCGTCGAAGAGGCTGCGGCCTGGGAGTCGGGCATCGACTCGCTCGCCGCCGACGACGAAGACATGGCCGGCTACATCGAGCAGCTCGAGCAGGCGCGCGACACCGTCGACTCGCCCGAGGCCTCCGGCGAAGCCATCGCGCAGGAGTTCGAGCGCTACCTGCGCCGCCGCGACGGCAAGTCGGGCGACGATCCCTGGCGGCCGCCCTCGGCGTAG
- a CDS encoding (d)CMP kinase yields MLGPLDALPITPRRIAIAGVSGAGKSTLARRLSRILQLPYTEIDSLYHGPNWTEREGFAADVDAATSGDRWVIEWQYTSQRELIAERADTLVWLDLPYRTTLGRVTGRTIRRRIRRTPLWSGNVEGPLKDFFTDPDQIIRWSIRQRHSLDGLGERLERDHPHLQVVHLTTPREVEQFVFGIGTHRGE; encoded by the coding sequence ATGCTCGGACCGCTCGACGCCCTCCCCATCACACCCCGTCGGATCGCGATCGCGGGTGTCTCCGGGGCCGGGAAGTCGACGCTCGCGAGGCGCCTGTCTCGCATCCTTCAGCTGCCCTACACCGAGATCGACTCGCTCTACCACGGGCCGAACTGGACGGAGCGCGAGGGGTTCGCCGCCGACGTCGACGCCGCCACGAGCGGCGACCGCTGGGTGATCGAGTGGCAGTACACCTCGCAGCGCGAGCTCATCGCCGAGCGCGCCGACACCCTCGTGTGGCTCGACCTGCCGTACCGGACGACGCTGGGCCGGGTCACCGGGCGCACGATCCGCCGACGCATCCGTCGCACGCCGCTGTGGAGCGGCAACGTCGAGGGCCCGCTGAAAGACTTCTTCACCGACCCCGACCAGATCATCCGGTGGTCGATCCGCCAGCGGCACTCGCTCGACGGCCTCGGCGAGCGACTCGAACGCGACCACCCGCATCTGCAGGTGGTGCACCTGACGACACCGCGCGAGGTCGAGCAGTTCGTGTTCGGCATCGGCACGCACCGCGGCGAGTAG
- the mshC gene encoding cysteine--1-D-myo-inosityl 2-amino-2-deoxy-alpha-D-glucopyranoside ligase — protein sequence MRSWATPSVPSLPGVGAIPTLYDTATGDARPTDVTNGAQLYVCGITPYDATHLGHANTYLAFDTLNRVWRDAGVEVAYAQNTTDVDDPLLERAAATNVDWRELAESQTDLFRSDMQHLRVIPPDHYIAVTDMVSPIGEAVAVLLEAGFAYRVETLDSSAGDDVYFDVDRAARDTSWHLGIESRLDAATMMHFFSERGGDPDRIGKRNELDPLLWRSARDGEPSWPGAAGSGRPGWHIECTVIARDHLTLPLSVQGGGSDLVFPHHEMSAGHATALTGEPFASHYAHAGMVAYQGEKMSKSLGNLVKVSELIASEIDPRAIRLALLSHHYRSDWEWFDDDVYGAIARLSHWAEWAAGAVAGTASTSLLDGLRAALADDLDTPAAVALVETAVQSGATPTTVDVDAVDALLGIPLR from the coding sequence ATGCGATCGTGGGCCACACCATCCGTCCCGTCTCTCCCCGGCGTCGGCGCCATCCCCACCCTGTACGACACCGCCACGGGGGACGCTCGCCCGACCGACGTGACGAACGGCGCTCAGCTCTACGTCTGCGGCATCACCCCCTACGACGCGACCCACCTCGGCCACGCCAACACCTACCTCGCGTTCGACACGCTCAACCGCGTGTGGCGCGACGCCGGAGTCGAGGTCGCCTACGCGCAGAACACCACCGACGTCGACGACCCGCTGCTCGAACGGGCCGCGGCGACGAACGTCGACTGGCGCGAGCTCGCCGAGTCGCAGACCGACCTCTTCCGCTCGGACATGCAGCACCTGCGAGTGATCCCGCCCGACCACTACATCGCCGTCACCGACATGGTGTCGCCGATCGGCGAAGCCGTCGCGGTGCTCCTCGAGGCGGGCTTCGCGTATCGCGTCGAGACCCTCGACTCCTCGGCTGGCGACGACGTCTACTTCGACGTCGATCGCGCAGCCCGCGACACGTCGTGGCACCTCGGCATCGAGAGCCGCCTGGACGCCGCCACGATGATGCACTTCTTCAGCGAGCGCGGCGGCGACCCCGACCGCATCGGCAAGCGCAACGAGCTCGACCCGCTGCTCTGGCGCTCGGCTCGCGACGGCGAGCCCTCGTGGCCTGGGGCTGCAGGATCGGGTCGCCCCGGCTGGCACATCGAGTGCACCGTCATCGCGCGCGACCACCTGACCCTGCCCCTGTCCGTTCAGGGCGGCGGCAGCGACCTCGTCTTCCCTCACCACGAGATGAGCGCCGGGCACGCGACGGCTCTCACCGGCGAACCGTTCGCCTCGCACTATGCGCACGCCGGCATGGTCGCCTACCAGGGCGAGAAGATGTCGAAGTCGCTGGGCAACCTCGTGAAGGTCTCCGAGCTCATCGCCTCCGAAATCGATCCCCGCGCCATCCGGCTCGCGCTGCTGTCGCACCACTACCGCAGCGACTGGGAGTGGTTCGACGACGACGTGTACGGGGCCATCGCTCGGCTGTCGCACTGGGCGGAGTGGGCGGCGGGTGCAGTGGCCGGCACGGCTTCGACGTCACTGCTCGACGGGCTGCGAGCAGCTCTCGCCGACGACCTCGACACGCCTGCCGCGGTCGCACTCGTCGAGACCGCGGTGCAGTCGGGCGCGACGCCGACCACGGTCGACGTCGACGCCGTCGACGCCCTCCTCGGTATCCCTCTGCGCTGA
- a CDS encoding undecaprenyl-diphosphate phosphatase, whose protein sequence is MEHFLQALLLGLVQGLTEFLPISSSAHIRLVALFFPHAAGKEFDPGAAFTAIIQLGTELAVLIYFWGDVKRIVVRWFLALFGRFDRRDPDVRMGWLVIIGTFPILIVGVLTQDLIATDFRSLWLLATVFVVFGVILGATDIYGRKVAGFEKLTWGHGILIGIAQVLALVPGVSRSGATTSAGLALGYTRPAAARFSFLLAIPAVFGSGLFEAYQAIHSHAHNPYSWADTGAATVVAFVVGFVVIAFFMNYISKRSFMPFVVYRILLGIVLFVLLGIGVIG, encoded by the coding sequence GTGGAACATTTCCTCCAGGCACTCCTCCTCGGCCTCGTCCAGGGTCTGACCGAGTTCCTGCCGATCTCGTCGAGCGCGCACATCCGGCTCGTCGCCCTGTTCTTCCCGCACGCCGCGGGCAAGGAGTTCGACCCGGGTGCGGCCTTCACCGCGATCATCCAGCTCGGCACCGAGCTCGCGGTGCTGATCTACTTCTGGGGCGATGTCAAGCGCATCGTCGTGCGCTGGTTCCTGGCGCTGTTCGGGCGCTTCGACCGTCGTGATCCCGACGTGCGCATGGGCTGGCTGGTGATCATCGGCACCTTCCCGATCCTCATCGTCGGCGTGCTGACGCAAGACCTGATCGCCACCGACTTCCGGTCGCTGTGGCTGCTCGCCACCGTGTTCGTCGTGTTCGGCGTGATCCTGGGGGCCACCGACATCTACGGCCGCAAGGTCGCAGGATTCGAGAAGTTGACCTGGGGGCACGGCATCCTGATCGGCATCGCCCAGGTACTGGCTCTCGTCCCCGGTGTCTCTCGCTCGGGCGCCACCACCTCCGCCGGCCTCGCCCTCGGCTACACCCGCCCGGCCGCCGCACGCTTCTCGTTCCTGCTGGCGATCCCCGCGGTGTTCGGCTCGGGGCTCTTCGAGGCCTACCAGGCGATCCACTCGCACGCGCACAACCCGTACTCGTGGGCCGACACCGGAGCGGCGACCGTCGTCGCCTTCGTCGTCGGCTTCGTCGTGATCGCGTTCTTCATGAACTACATCTCGAAGCGCTCGTTCATGCCGTTCGTCGTCTACCGCATACTGCTCGGCATCGTGCTGTTCGTCCTGCTCGGAATCGGAGTGATCGGCTGA
- a CDS encoding M20/M25/M40 family metallo-hydrolase, with amino-acid sequence MTDLDETARIAQELIRFDTTNYGGGKSNGETDAAEYVAAKLEDLGLEPLMFESEPGRHSVLAKVEGRDPDKAGLVVHGHLDVVPADPANWTVDPFGGEVKDGMLWGRGAVDMKNMDAMMLTSVGDILRAGEKPARNLVLGFLADEEAGGVLGSHYLVKNHPELFDGMGEAISEVGGYSTFIDGKRAYLLQTGEKALIWIKLIARGTAGHGSQMITDNAVTKLAEAVATLGRQEWPVALTETTTGLLREVAKILEVDPERTSPDELVLKTGTASGFIRGSLRVTTNPTQLVAGYKHNVVPDTAEALVDIRCMPGDEATVLAQVQDLIADDIEIVTMHTDIGLETEFGGPLVDSIKSTLDRHDPGAPVLPYLLSGGTDNKALSLLGIKGYGFAPLRLPEEMDFPAMFHGVDERVPLDALTFGSRVLRDLLSTY; translated from the coding sequence ATGACCGATCTCGACGAGACAGCACGGATCGCCCAGGAGCTCATCCGGTTCGACACGACCAACTACGGGGGCGGCAAGTCGAACGGCGAGACCGACGCGGCCGAGTACGTCGCGGCGAAGCTCGAAGACCTCGGGCTCGAGCCGCTGATGTTCGAGTCGGAGCCGGGCCGCCACAGCGTGCTGGCGAAGGTCGAGGGGCGCGACCCCGACAAGGCGGGGCTCGTCGTGCACGGCCACCTCGACGTGGTGCCCGCGGATCCTGCGAACTGGACTGTCGATCCGTTCGGCGGCGAGGTCAAAGACGGCATGCTGTGGGGTCGCGGCGCCGTCGACATGAAGAACATGGACGCCATGATGCTGACCAGCGTCGGCGACATCCTGCGCGCGGGTGAGAAGCCGGCCCGCAACCTCGTGCTCGGCTTCCTCGCCGACGAGGAGGCCGGGGGAGTGCTCGGCTCGCACTACCTGGTCAAGAACCACCCCGAGCTGTTCGACGGGATGGGCGAGGCGATCAGCGAGGTCGGCGGCTACTCGACCTTCATCGACGGCAAGCGCGCCTACCTCCTGCAGACGGGCGAGAAGGCCCTCATCTGGATCAAGCTCATCGCGCGCGGCACTGCGGGCCACGGTTCGCAGATGATCACGGACAACGCGGTGACGAAGCTCGCCGAAGCCGTCGCCACGCTCGGCCGCCAGGAGTGGCCGGTCGCCCTCACCGAGACGACCACCGGCCTCCTGCGCGAGGTCGCGAAGATCCTCGAGGTCGACCCCGAGCGCACGAGCCCCGACGAGCTGGTGCTCAAGACGGGCACCGCGTCCGGCTTCATCCGCGGCAGCCTCCGCGTCACCACCAACCCCACGCAGCTGGTCGCCGGCTACAAGCACAACGTCGTGCCCGACACGGCCGAGGCGCTCGTCGACATCCGGTGCATGCCGGGTGACGAGGCGACCGTTCTCGCGCAGGTGCAGGATCTGATCGCCGACGACATCGAGATCGTCACGATGCACACCGACATCGGGCTCGAGACCGAGTTCGGCGGCCCGCTCGTCGACTCGATCAAGAGCACGCTCGACCGGCACGACCCGGGCGCGCCCGTGCTGCCCTACCTCCTGAGCGGCGGCACCGACAACAAGGCGCTGAGCCTCCTCGGCATCAAGGGGTACGGCTTCGCGCCGCTGCGCCTGCCCGAAGAGATGGACTTCCCCGCCATGTTCCACGGGGTCGACGAGCGAGTGCCGCTCGACGCGCTAACCTTCGGCAGTCGCGTGCTCCGCGACCTGTTGAGCACCTACTGA
- a CDS encoding class I SAM-dependent methyltransferase, translated as MSDDDLAQTRAAYDTVAASYAQLLPDVAFEAPLDLAMIADFVEELPRGAQVLDAGCGAGRMLTLLADLEPSLVLTGADLSPGMVAQARSSHPGVAMIEAANASLPFPDGEFDGILAWYSIIHTQPGELGPVVSEFRRVLRSGGVVLLGFQAGTGVHERSGAYGHEVGLLRSYLHETDAVATRLERSGFRILARLDRAARPSEKDGQGFVLAQAY; from the coding sequence GTGAGCGACGACGACCTGGCGCAGACGAGGGCCGCCTACGACACGGTGGCCGCGAGCTACGCGCAGCTGTTGCCCGACGTGGCGTTCGAGGCTCCCCTCGACCTCGCCATGATCGCCGATTTCGTCGAGGAGTTGCCACGGGGCGCCCAGGTGCTGGACGCAGGATGCGGGGCGGGCAGGATGCTCACGCTCCTCGCCGACCTCGAGCCGTCCCTCGTGCTGACGGGGGCCGATCTCTCGCCGGGCATGGTCGCGCAGGCCCGGTCCTCGCATCCGGGTGTAGCGATGATCGAGGCCGCGAATGCCTCTCTCCCTTTCCCTGATGGGGAGTTCGACGGGATCCTCGCCTGGTACTCGATCATTCACACGCAGCCGGGCGAGCTCGGCCCGGTCGTCAGCGAGTTCCGGCGTGTGCTGCGGTCGGGCGGAGTGGTGCTTCTCGGGTTCCAGGCGGGGACTGGCGTGCACGAGCGCAGCGGCGCTTACGGCCACGAGGTCGGTCTCCTCCGCAGTTACCTGCACGAGACGGATGCCGTAGCCACGCGGCTGGAAAGGTCGGGCTTCCGCATCCTGGCCCGCCTCGATCGTGCCGCGCGCCCCTCGGAGAAGGACGGCCAAGGGTTCGTGTTGGCTCAGGCGTACTGA
- a CDS encoding MFS transporter — MTRPTRAVSYSAVLRLPGALRTFSAALIGRLSYATVSLALLLTVQRATHSFADAGTALGVYALASLSMPAKARLIDRFGRRRMLPLFGSGFAVAFAALAAVARGGLHQGALLLALSALAGLCAPPLGPSMRAMWAELTPDPAARLRAYSLDGIVEEALYAVGPLVVGGVVAISSPATALLLSAGVNLVGSVGMAFSTAARSASGPAPSLSRAAGSGVLGSPAFLLLAASVLALGLGTGPVEVAVTAVSQEAGRGDAVGILFAAVSVGGAAGGLGWGRLPHRSSAGVQLAVLVAVAAAAELAAAFAPTLLSLGAVLVVLGAAMTPAIVVAYVASDHFVPDARRAEASTWIGTATNVGVAAGAALAGVAVDHVDPRLALIVGACVLLAAVAPALLVRRRS, encoded by the coding sequence ATGACCCGCCCCACCCGGGCGGTGAGTTACAGCGCCGTCCTCCGCCTGCCCGGAGCCCTGCGCACGTTCTCCGCCGCCCTCATCGGTCGCCTCTCGTACGCGACCGTCTCCCTTGCGCTCCTGCTGACCGTGCAGCGCGCCACCCACTCGTTCGCCGACGCCGGCACTGCGCTCGGGGTCTACGCCCTCGCCAGTCTGTCCATGCCCGCGAAGGCCCGACTCATCGACCGCTTCGGCCGGCGACGCATGCTGCCGCTCTTCGGATCCGGGTTCGCGGTCGCGTTCGCCGCGCTCGCAGCAGTCGCCCGAGGAGGACTGCATCAGGGGGCCCTCCTGCTCGCCCTGTCGGCTCTGGCCGGCCTGTGCGCTCCCCCGCTCGGGCCTTCCATGCGGGCGATGTGGGCCGAGCTGACCCCGGATCCTGCGGCTCGACTGCGCGCCTACAGCCTCGACGGCATCGTCGAGGAGGCGCTCTACGCCGTCGGGCCGCTCGTCGTCGGCGGCGTCGTCGCGATCTCGAGCCCGGCGACGGCCCTGCTGCTGAGCGCGGGCGTCAACCTCGTCGGCTCGGTCGGAATGGCGTTCTCGACGGCGGCCCGCAGCGCGAGCGGCCCGGCTCCCTCCCTCTCACGGGCGGCAGGATCGGGGGTGCTCGGGTCGCCGGCGTTTCTCCTGTTGGCCGCCTCGGTGCTCGCTCTCGGGCTCGGAACGGGCCCGGTCGAGGTCGCCGTCACCGCCGTGAGTCAGGAGGCGGGGCGGGGCGACGCCGTCGGGATCCTGTTCGCCGCGGTGTCGGTGGGCGGCGCCGCCGGTGGTCTCGGCTGGGGTCGGCTACCGCATCGCTCTTCTGCAGGTGTGCAGCTCGCCGTTCTCGTCGCCGTGGCCGCCGCTGCCGAGCTCGCGGCGGCATTCGCGCCGACGCTGCTGTCTCTCGGCGCCGTTCTGGTGGTGCTCGGGGCGGCGATGACGCCGGCGATCGTCGTCGCGTACGTCGCGTCGGATCACTTCGTCCCCGACGCCAGACGGGCCGAGGCGAGCACGTGGATCGGCACGGCCACCAACGTGGGCGTCGCTGCGGGTGCGGCGCTCGCCGGAGTCGCCGTCGACCATGTCGACCCGCGGCTGGCCCTCATCGTCGGCGCCTGCGTGCTGCTCGCGGCGGTCGCCCCGGCACTGCTCGTCCGTAGGCGATCGTGA
- a CDS encoding GNAT family N-acetyltransferase, with amino-acid sequence MGGGDDGAQAGAVRLRPLLREDAARIHEWASQPTACRFQPWGPNSPAETEVFVDGAVAAWEQGPQMRWVWAAAAADTVVGIGEVQRKEVDAAEISYAVHIDLWGRGIATCIGRLLVAWALENLDVGRITATCDPRNVASEHVLRGLGMQLERTESHSLMLRDGWRDSYVFSLARREWSARMEE; translated from the coding sequence ATGGGCGGTGGCGACGACGGAGCGCAGGCGGGCGCCGTGCGGCTTCGGCCTCTCCTGCGGGAGGACGCGGCGCGCATCCACGAGTGGGCGTCGCAGCCGACCGCGTGCCGGTTTCAGCCGTGGGGGCCGAACTCGCCCGCCGAGACGGAGGTGTTCGTCGACGGCGCGGTCGCGGCCTGGGAGCAGGGGCCTCAGATGCGCTGGGTGTGGGCCGCCGCCGCCGCTGACACGGTCGTCGGCATCGGCGAGGTGCAGCGCAAGGAGGTCGACGCGGCCGAGATCTCGTACGCCGTGCACATCGACCTCTGGGGCCGTGGCATCGCGACGTGCATCGGGCGGCTGCTGGTCGCGTGGGCGCTCGAGAACCTCGACGTCGGCAGGATCACCGCCACCTGCGACCCACGCAACGTCGCGTCCGAGCACGTGCTGAGGGGTCTCGGCATGCAGCTCGAGCGCACCGAGAGTCACAGCCTAATGCTGCGCGACGGCTGGCGCGACTCGTACGTGTTCTCCCTCGCCCGGCGCGAGTGGTCGGCGAGGATGGAGGAATGA
- a CDS encoding NUDIX hydrolase yields MKRIAGRVILLHDDSVLLMRGGDPARPEAGEWLFTIGGGCEPGETTAEAARREAFEEAGVRLSVDLGPVVLRREIEFPFNGDVLEQSEEYYLCRVTDTSIDSSGWTDLERASISGVAWWPLDELRATTLPVFPDGLVALVDAALAAG; encoded by the coding sequence ATGAAGAGAATCGCGGGCCGCGTCATCTTGCTGCACGACGATTCGGTGCTGCTGATGCGGGGCGGTGACCCGGCCAGGCCGGAGGCCGGCGAGTGGCTGTTCACGATCGGCGGCGGGTGCGAGCCCGGCGAGACCACGGCCGAGGCAGCCAGGCGCGAGGCGTTCGAGGAGGCGGGTGTGCGCCTTTCGGTCGACCTCGGGCCCGTCGTGCTGCGGCGCGAGATCGAGTTCCCGTTCAACGGCGACGTACTCGAGCAGTCGGAGGAGTACTACCTCTGCCGGGTGACCGACACCTCGATCGACTCGTCCGGCTGGACGGACCTCGAGCGCGCCAGCATCAGCGGTGTCGCCTGGTGGCCTCTCGACGAGCTGCGCGCAACAACCCTCCCGGTCTTCCCCGATGGCCTCGTCGCCCTGGTCGACGCCGCGCTCGCCGCCGGCTGA